The Pseudomonas asiatica genome has a segment encoding these proteins:
- a CDS encoding transglycosylase SLT domain-containing protein, whose product MRSRLLHIASCLLLTAATCAAQAADLTLQRQYYDEAKRALAKGDKGPYLRYAQALSDYPLTPYLAYDELTARLKTASNQEIEGFLAKHGDLPQANWMKLRWLRWLAERGEWNTFVKYYDPKLNFTELDCLNGQYQLSHGLRAEGFATADKLWNVGKSQPATCDTLFGMWAAEGQLTEAKRWQRTKLAAQARNYGLANNLVKTLTTLAPQGRLLVDVAQKPELLNQPSRFTPVNEAMSDVVSLGLRRLARQDPERAMALLDDYAQRMHFSRDEKVAIAREIGLTLARRYDPRALDLMTRYDPELRDNTVSEWRLRLLLRLGRWEDAYELTRRLPQDLASSSRWKYWQARSLELAQPNNPQIPLLYKTVARERDFYGFLAADRAQTPYQLNNKPLVLSPQLVNKVRNTPGIRRALEFHARGQIVEGRREWYHVSRHFTRDEMVAQARLGYDLRWYFPAIRTISQAQYWDDLDIRFPMAHRDTLVREAKVRGLHSSWVFAITRQESAFMEDARSPVGASGLMQLMPATAKETARKFSIPLASPAQVLNPDKNIQLGAAYLSQVHSQFNGNRVLASAAYNAGPGRVRQWLKGAKHLSFDVWVESIPFDETRQYVQNVLSYSVIYGQKLNSPQPLVDWHERYFDDM is encoded by the coding sequence ATGCGCAGCCGCCTGTTACATATTGCATCCTGCCTGCTGCTCACCGCCGCCACCTGCGCGGCGCAGGCCGCCGACCTTACCCTGCAACGCCAATACTATGACGAGGCCAAGCGCGCGCTGGCCAAAGGCGACAAAGGCCCGTACCTGCGCTATGCCCAGGCCCTCAGCGACTACCCGCTGACGCCCTACCTGGCCTACGACGAACTCACCGCCCGCCTGAAAACCGCCAGCAACCAGGAAATCGAAGGCTTCCTCGCCAAGCATGGCGACCTGCCCCAGGCCAACTGGATGAAACTGCGCTGGTTGCGCTGGCTGGCCGAACGCGGCGAATGGAACACCTTCGTCAAGTACTACGACCCCAAGCTCAACTTCACCGAACTGGACTGCCTCAACGGCCAGTACCAGCTCAGCCACGGCCTGCGCGCCGAGGGTTTTGCCACGGCCGACAAACTGTGGAACGTCGGCAAGTCGCAGCCGGCCACCTGCGACACGCTGTTCGGCATGTGGGCGGCCGAGGGCCAGCTGACCGAGGCCAAGCGCTGGCAACGCACCAAGCTGGCGGCCCAGGCGCGCAACTACGGCCTGGCCAACAACCTGGTCAAGACCCTGACCACCCTTGCCCCGCAAGGGCGCCTGCTGGTCGATGTGGCGCAGAAACCCGAGCTGCTCAACCAGCCGTCGCGCTTCACCCCGGTCAACGAAGCCATGTCCGACGTGGTCAGCCTCGGCCTGCGCCGCCTGGCCCGGCAGGACCCGGAGCGGGCCATGGCACTGCTCGACGACTACGCCCAGCGCATGCACTTTTCCCGTGACGAGAAGGTGGCCATCGCCCGTGAGATCGGCCTGACCCTGGCGCGCCGCTACGACCCGCGCGCACTCGACCTGATGACCCGCTACGACCCCGAACTGCGTGACAACACCGTCAGCGAATGGCGCCTGCGCCTGCTGCTGCGCCTGGGGCGTTGGGAAGACGCCTACGAACTGACCCGCCGCCTGCCCCAGGACCTGGCCAGCAGCAGCCGCTGGAAATACTGGCAAGCGCGCAGCCTGGAGCTGGCACAGCCGAACAACCCTCAGATCCCGCTGCTGTACAAGACCGTGGCGCGTGAGCGTGACTTCTACGGTTTCCTCGCCGCCGACCGGGCACAGACCCCTTACCAGCTGAACAACAAGCCGCTGGTGCTCAGCCCGCAGCTGGTCAACAAGGTACGCAACACCCCGGGCATCCGCCGTGCCCTGGAGTTCCACGCCCGTGGCCAGATCGTCGAAGGCCGCCGCGAGTGGTACCACGTCAGCCGCCACTTCACCCGCGACGAAATGGTCGCCCAGGCGCGCCTGGGATACGACCTGCGCTGGTACTTCCCGGCCATTCGCACCATCAGCCAGGCGCAGTACTGGGACGATCTGGACATTCGCTTCCCGATGGCCCACCGCGACACCCTGGTGCGCGAGGCCAAGGTCCGCGGCCTGCATTCAAGCTGGGTATTCGCCATTACCCGCCAGGAAAGCGCGTTCATGGAGGATGCCCGTTCCCCGGTGGGTGCCAGCGGCCTGATGCAGTTGATGCCGGCCACGGCCAAGGAAACCGCGCGCAAGTTCAGCATCCCGCTGGCATCACCGGCGCAGGTGCTCAACCCGGACAAGAACATCCAGCTGGGTGCCGCCTACCTGAGCCAGGTGCACAGCCAGTTCAACGGCAACCGGGTACTCGCTTCGGCAGCCTACAACGCCGGGCCCGGGCGCGTGCGGCAGTGGCTCAAAGGCGCCAAGCACCTGAGCTTCGATGTGTGGGTGGAGTCGATCCCGTTCGACGAAACGCGCCAGTATGTACAGAACGTGCTGTCGTATTCGGTGATCTATGGGCAGAAGCTGAACTCGCCGCAGCCGCTGGTGGATTGGCATGAGCGGTACTTCGATGACATGTGA
- a CDS encoding ATP-binding cassette domain-containing protein: protein MTLLKFSDVSLAFGAMPLLDKVSWQIARGERVCIIGRNGTGKSSMLRLVKGEQKGDDGEIWRAPALKIGELPQELPVADERTVFDVVAAGLDGVGELLAQFHHLSLNIQGDEDLEKLMHVQHELEARDGWRLQQVVESTLSRLQLPADKTLAELSGGWRRRVLLAQALVSEPDLLLLDEPTNHLDIGAIAWLEEALRGFNGAVLFITHDRSFLQNLATRILELDRGGLIDWNGDYASFLVHKEAALAAEETANALFDKRLAQEEVWIRQGIKARRTRNEGRVRALKALRVERSERRERQGKANIQIEAAEKSGKQVMVLENVSFHHPDGPVLVKDFSMVLQREDRIGLLGANGTGKTTLLKLMLGDLEPTTGKVERGTKLEVAYFDQMRHQLDLEKTVIDNLAEGRDFIEIDGQNRHVLSYLGDFLFSPQRARTPVKALSGGERARLLLAKLFSKPANLLVLDEPTNDLDVETLELLEEVLSNYKGTVLMVSHDRAFLDNVVTSTLVFEGEGKVREYVGGYEDWIRQGGSPKLLGVTESKGGKSELNSAVVEKVEAKPAPAPVAEVADGSKKKLSYKLQRELEMLPGQIDELEQRMAEAQEEVNAAGFYQRPIAETSAVLAKIEKLQGELDVLVERWAELEG, encoded by the coding sequence ATGACCCTGCTCAAATTCAGCGATGTGTCCCTCGCATTTGGCGCCATGCCGCTGCTGGACAAAGTGTCCTGGCAGATCGCTCGTGGCGAGCGGGTGTGCATCATCGGCCGCAACGGCACCGGCAAGTCGAGCATGCTGCGCCTGGTCAAGGGCGAGCAGAAGGGCGACGACGGCGAAATCTGGCGCGCCCCGGCCCTGAAGATCGGCGAGCTGCCGCAGGAACTGCCGGTGGCCGACGAGCGCACGGTGTTCGATGTGGTGGCCGCAGGCCTGGATGGCGTGGGCGAGTTGCTGGCGCAGTTCCACCACCTGAGCCTGAACATCCAGGGCGATGAAGACCTGGAAAAACTCATGCACGTCCAGCACGAGCTGGAAGCCCGTGACGGCTGGCGCCTGCAGCAGGTGGTGGAAAGCACCCTCAGCCGCCTGCAGCTGCCGGCCGACAAGACCCTGGCCGAACTGTCCGGTGGCTGGCGCCGCCGCGTGCTGCTGGCCCAGGCGCTGGTGTCGGAACCCGACCTGCTGCTGCTCGACGAACCGACCAACCACTTGGACATCGGTGCCATCGCCTGGCTCGAAGAGGCCCTGCGCGGCTTCAACGGCGCGGTGCTGTTCATCACCCACGACCGTTCCTTCCTGCAGAACCTGGCCACCCGCATCCTCGAACTGGACCGCGGCGGCCTGATCGACTGGAACGGCGACTATGCCAGCTTCCTGGTGCACAAGGAGGCCGCGCTGGCCGCCGAGGAAACCGCCAACGCATTGTTCGACAAGCGTCTGGCCCAGGAAGAAGTGTGGATCCGCCAGGGCATCAAGGCTCGCCGCACCCGCAACGAAGGCCGCGTGCGCGCGCTGAAGGCCCTGCGTGTGGAGCGCAGCGAACGCCGCGAGCGCCAGGGCAAGGCCAACATCCAGATCGAGGCGGCGGAAAAGTCCGGCAAGCAGGTGATGGTGCTGGAAAACGTCAGCTTCCATCACCCCGACGGGCCTGTGCTGGTCAAGGACTTCTCCATGGTCCTGCAGCGTGAGGACCGCATCGGCCTGCTGGGCGCCAACGGTACCGGCAAGACCACCCTGCTCAAGCTGATGCTCGGCGACCTGGAGCCGACCACCGGCAAGGTCGAGCGCGGCACCAAGCTGGAGGTGGCCTATTTCGACCAGATGCGCCACCAGCTCGACCTGGAAAAAACCGTTATCGACAACCTGGCCGAAGGCCGCGACTTCATCGAGATCGATGGCCAGAACCGCCATGTGCTGAGCTACCTGGGCGATTTCCTGTTCAGCCCTCAGCGTGCCCGTACGCCGGTCAAGGCGTTGTCGGGTGGCGAGCGTGCACGGCTGTTGCTGGCCAAGCTGTTCAGCAAACCGGCCAACCTGCTGGTGCTTGACGAACCGACCAACGACCTGGATGTGGAAACCCTCGAGCTGCTCGAGGAGGTGCTGTCCAACTACAAGGGCACCGTGCTGATGGTCAGCCACGACCGGGCCTTCCTCGACAACGTCGTCACCAGCACCCTGGTGTTCGAAGGCGAGGGCAAGGTGCGCGAATACGTCGGTGGTTACGAGGACTGGATTCGCCAGGGTGGCTCGCCGAAGCTGCTGGGCGTGACCGAGAGCAAGGGCGGCAAGTCCGAGCTCAACAGCGCGGTGGTGGAGAAGGTCGAGGCCAAGCCGGCGCCTGCGCCTGTTGCAGAGGTGGCCGACGGTTCGAAGAAGAAGCTCAGCTACAAGCTGCAACGTGAGCTGGAAATGCTGCCGGGGCAGATCGACGAACTGGAGCAGCGCATGGCCGAGGCCCAGGAAGAAGTGAATGCGGCGGGCTTCTATCAGCGGCCGATTGCGGAAACCTCGGCAGTGCTGGCCAAGATCGAGAAACTGCAGGGTGAGCTGGATGTGCTGGTGGAGCGCTGGGCCGAGCTGGAAGGCTGA
- a CDS encoding universal stress protein, translating into MSYEHLLVAVDLTEECDPVIKRAMALAAPSNAKVSLVHIVEPMAMAFGGDVPMDLSQLQQQQFDQAKERMDRLFNKYPDIHRGDSHLTYGQPRQEIHQLAKDQKCDLIVVGSHGRHGLALLLGSTANDVLHGAPCDVLAVRLQKKE; encoded by the coding sequence ATGTCCTACGAACATCTTCTGGTCGCCGTCGACCTGACCGAAGAATGCGACCCGGTGATCAAACGTGCCATGGCGCTGGCTGCACCGTCGAATGCCAAGGTTTCGCTGGTACACATCGTCGAGCCGATGGCCATGGCGTTCGGCGGTGACGTGCCGATGGACCTGTCGCAGTTGCAACAGCAGCAGTTCGACCAGGCCAAGGAACGCATGGACCGCCTGTTCAACAAATACCCGGACATCCACCGCGGCGACTCGCACCTGACCTATGGCCAGCCGCGCCAGGAAATCCACCAACTGGCCAAGGACCAGAAGTGCGACCTGATCGTGGTCGGCAGCCATGGCCGTCACGGCCTGGCGTTGCTGCTGGGGTCCACGGCCAATGACGTGCTGCATGGTGCGCCGTGCGATGTACTGGCGGTGCGGTTGCAGAAGAAGGAATGA
- the fadB gene encoding fatty acid oxidation complex subunit alpha FadB, translating into MIYEGKAITVKALESGIVELKFDLKGESVNKFNRLTLNELRQAVDAIQADASVKGVIVSSGKDVFIVGADITEFVDNFKLPEAELVAGNLEANRIFNAFEDLEVPTVAAINGIALGGGLEMCLAADYRVMSTSAKIGLPEVKLGIYPGFGGTVRLPRLIGSDNAIEWIAAGKENRAEDALKVGAVDAVVAPELLIAGALDLVKRAISGELDYKAKRQPKLEKLKLNAIEQMMAFETAKGFVAGQAGPNYPAPVEAIKTIQKAANFGRDKALEVEAAGFAKLAKTSVAESLIGLFLNDQELKRKAKAHDEIAHDVKQAAVLGAGIMGGGIAYQSAVKGTPILMKDIREEAIQLGLNEASKLLGNRVEKGRLTPAKMAEALNAIRPTLSYGDFANVDIVVEAVVENPKVKQAVLAEVETQVKDDAILASNTSTISINLLAKALKRPENFVGMHFFNPVHMMPLVEVIRGEKSSEVAVATTVAYAKKMGKNPIVVNDCPGFLVNRVLFPYFGGFAKLVSAGVDFVRIDKVMEKFGWPMGPAYLMDVVGIDTGHHGRDVMAEGFPDRMKDERRSAVDALYEANRLGQKNGKGFYAYETDKRGKPKKVADASVLDVLKPIVFEQREVTDEDIINWMMIPLCLETVRCLEDGIVETAAEADMGLVYGIGFPPFRGGALRYIDSIGVAEFVALADQYADLGPLYHPTAKLREMAKNGQRFFN; encoded by the coding sequence ATGATTTACGAAGGTAAAGCCATCACGGTTAAGGCTCTTGAAAGTGGCATCGTCGAGCTCAAGTTCGACCTCAAGGGTGAGTCCGTCAACAAGTTCAACCGCCTGACCCTGAACGAACTGCGCCAGGCCGTCGATGCCATCCAGGCCGACGCCTCGGTCAAGGGCGTGATCGTCAGCAGTGGCAAGGACGTGTTCATCGTCGGCGCCGACATCACCGAGTTCGTCGACAACTTCAAGCTGCCCGAGGCCGAACTGGTCGCCGGCAACCTGGAAGCCAACCGCATCTTCAACGCCTTCGAAGACCTCGAAGTGCCGACCGTCGCCGCCATCAACGGTATCGCCCTGGGCGGCGGCCTGGAAATGTGCCTGGCCGCCGACTACCGGGTCATGTCCACCAGCGCCAAGATCGGCCTGCCGGAAGTCAAGCTGGGTATCTACCCGGGCTTCGGCGGCACCGTGCGCCTGCCGCGCCTGATCGGTTCGGACAACGCCATCGAGTGGATCGCCGCCGGCAAGGAAAACCGTGCCGAAGACGCCCTGAAAGTGGGTGCCGTCGACGCCGTGGTCGCGCCTGAACTGCTGATTGCCGGTGCCCTTGACCTGGTCAAGCGCGCCATCAGTGGCGAGCTGGACTACAAGGCCAAGCGCCAGCCCAAGCTGGAAAAGCTCAAGCTCAACGCCATCGAGCAGATGATGGCCTTCGAGACTGCCAAGGGCTTCGTCGCCGGCCAGGCCGGCCCGAACTACCCAGCCCCGGTCGAAGCCATCAAGACCATCCAGAAGGCTGCCAACTTCGGCCGCGACAAGGCCCTGGAAGTCGAAGCCGCAGGCTTCGCCAAGCTGGCCAAGACCTCGGTTGCCGAGAGCCTGATCGGACTGTTCCTCAACGACCAGGAACTCAAGCGCAAGGCCAAGGCGCATGACGAAATCGCCCACGACGTGAAGCAGGCCGCCGTGCTCGGCGCTGGCATCATGGGTGGCGGCATCGCCTACCAGTCGGCGGTCAAGGGCACACCGATCCTGATGAAGGATATCCGCGAGGAAGCCATCCAGCTGGGCCTGAACGAGGCCTCCAAGCTGCTCGGCAACCGCGTCGAGAAGGGCCGCCTGACCCCGGCCAAGATGGCCGAGGCACTCAACGCCATTCGCCCGACCCTGTCCTATGGCGATTTCGCCAATGTCGACATCGTCGTCGAGGCCGTGGTCGAGAACCCGAAAGTCAAGCAGGCCGTGCTGGCTGAAGTGGAAACCCAGGTGAAGGACGATGCGATCCTCGCTTCCAACACCTCGACCATTTCCATCAACCTGCTGGCCAAGGCGCTCAAGCGCCCGGAAAACTTCGTCGGCATGCACTTCTTCAACCCGGTGCACATGATGCCGCTGGTGGAAGTCATCCGTGGCGAGAAGTCCAGTGAAGTGGCGGTCGCCACCACCGTGGCCTACGCCAAGAAAATGGGCAAGAACCCGATCGTGGTCAACGATTGCCCGGGCTTCCTGGTCAACCGCGTGCTGTTCCCGTACTTCGGCGGCTTCGCCAAGCTGGTAAGCGCCGGTGTCGACTTCGTGCGTATCGACAAGGTCATGGAAAAGTTCGGCTGGCCGATGGGCCCGGCGTACCTGATGGACGTGGTCGGCATCGACACCGGCCACCACGGCCGCGACGTGATGGCCGAAGGCTTCCCGGACCGCATGAAGGACGAGCGCCGCTCGGCCGTTGACGCACTGTACGAGGCCAACCGCCTGGGCCAGAAGAACGGCAAGGGCTTCTACGCCTACGAAACCGACAAGCGCGGCAAGCCGAAGAAGGTCGCCGACGCCAGCGTGCTCGACGTGCTCAAGCCGATCGTCTTCGAGCAGCGTGAAGTCACCGACGAAGACATCATCAACTGGATGATGATCCCGCTGTGCCTGGAGACCGTGCGCTGCCTGGAAGACGGCATCGTCGAAACCGCCGCCGAAGCCGACATGGGCCTGGTCTACGGCATTGGCTTCCCTCCCTTCCGCGGTGGTGCGCTGCGCTACATCGACTCGATCGGTGTGGCCGAATTCGTTGCCCTGGCCGATCAGTACGCCGACCTGGGGCCGCTGTACCACCCGACCGCCAAGCTGCGTGAAATGGCCAAGAACGGCCAGCGCTTCTTCAACTGA
- the fadA gene encoding acetyl-CoA C-acyltransferase FadA, producing MSLNPRDVVIVDFGRTPMGRSKGGMHRNTRAEDMSAHLISKLLERNDKVDPKEVEDVIWGCVNQTLEQGWNIARMASLMTQIPHTSAAQTVSRLCGSSMSALHTAAQAIMTGNGDVFVVGGVEHMGHVSMMHGVDPNPHLSLHAAKASGMMGLTAEMLGKMHGITREQQDLFGLRSHQLAHKATVEGKFKDEIIPMQGYDENGFLKVFDFDETIRPETTLEGLASLKPAFNPKGGTVTAGTSSQITDGASCMIVMSGQRAMDLGIQPLAVIRSMAVAGVDPAIMGYGPVPSTQKALKRAGLTMADIDFIELNEAFAAQALPVLKDLKVLDKMDEKVNLHGGAIALGHPFGCSGARISGTLLNVMKQNGGTLGVATMCVGLGQGITTVFERV from the coding sequence ATGAGCCTGAATCCAAGAGACGTGGTGATTGTCGACTTCGGTCGCACGCCGATGGGCCGCTCCAAGGGTGGCATGCACCGCAATACCCGCGCCGAAGACATGTCGGCGCACCTGATCAGCAAGCTGCTGGAACGCAACGACAAGGTCGACCCGAAAGAAGTCGAGGACGTGATCTGGGGCTGCGTCAACCAGACCCTCGAGCAGGGCTGGAACATCGCCCGCATGGCCTCGCTGATGACCCAGATCCCGCACACCTCCGCGGCGCAGACCGTCAGCCGCCTGTGCGGCTCGTCGATGAGCGCGCTGCACACCGCCGCCCAGGCGATCATGACCGGCAACGGTGATGTATTCGTGGTCGGTGGCGTGGAGCACATGGGCCACGTCAGCATGATGCATGGCGTCGACCCCAACCCGCACCTGTCCTTGCATGCCGCCAAGGCTTCCGGGATGATGGGCCTGACCGCGGAAATGCTCGGCAAGATGCACGGCATCACCCGAGAGCAGCAGGATCTGTTCGGCCTGCGTTCGCACCAGCTGGCCCACAAGGCCACGGTCGAAGGCAAGTTCAAGGACGAAATCATCCCGATGCAGGGCTATGACGAGAACGGCTTCCTGAAGGTGTTCGATTTCGACGAAACCATTCGCCCGGAAACCACCCTCGAAGGCCTGGCGTCGCTGAAGCCGGCGTTCAACCCGAAAGGCGGTACCGTCACTGCCGGTACCTCGTCGCAGATCACCGACGGTGCGTCGTGCATGATTGTCATGTCCGGCCAGCGCGCCATGGACCTGGGTATCCAGCCATTGGCGGTCATCCGTTCCATGGCGGTGGCTGGTGTCGACCCGGCGATCATGGGCTATGGCCCGGTGCCGTCGACCCAGAAAGCCCTCAAGCGTGCTGGCCTGACCATGGCCGACATCGACTTCATCGAGCTCAACGAAGCCTTCGCTGCACAGGCCCTGCCAGTGCTGAAAGACTTGAAAGTACTCGACAAGATGGATGAGAAGGTTAACCTGCACGGCGGCGCCATTGCCTTGGGCCACCCGTTCGGTTGCTCCGGGGCACGGATTTCCGGCACCCTGCTCAATGTCATGAAGCAGAATGGCGGTACCCTGGGGGTGGCGACCATGTGCGTCGGCCTCGGCCAAGGTATCACCACTGTCTTCGAACGCGTCTGA
- a CDS encoding DUF1653 domain-containing protein, whose product MQIQPGVYRHYKGPEYRVFSVARHSESEEWMVFYQCLYGDYSFWVRPLSMFQESVEVDGEQVPRFALVKAEEGLPGLLGKSHE is encoded by the coding sequence ATGCAGATACAACCAGGCGTATACCGGCATTACAAAGGGCCTGAGTACCGTGTCTTCAGTGTTGCGCGGCACTCCGAGAGCGAAGAGTGGATGGTGTTCTACCAATGCCTGTATGGTGATTACAGCTTCTGGGTTCGGCCACTTTCGATGTTCCAGGAGTCCGTCGAGGTTGACGGCGAGCAGGTGCCACGCTTTGCTTTGGTCAAGGCCGAAGAGGGGCTGCCCGGGTTGCTGGGCAAGTCGCACGAGTGA
- the topA gene encoding type I DNA topoisomerase — MGKSLVIVESPAKAKTINKYLGNQYVVKSSIGHIRDLPTSGSASASKEPAAKRGKAAGEAPALSPKEKARRQLVARMGVDPDHGWKAKYEILPGKEKVIEELRRLAKDADTIYLATDLDREGEAIAWHLREAIGGDDTRYKRVVFNEITKKAIQEAFSQPGELDIDRVNAQQARRFLDRVVGYMVSPLLWAKIARGLSAGRVQSVAVKLVVEREREIRAFIPEEYWEIHADLGTAKNAKVRFEVAREKGEAFKPLNEAQAMAALEKLKASSYSVVKREDRPTSSKPSAPFITSTLQQAASNRLGFGVKKTMMMAQRLYEAGYITYMRTDSTNLSADALDMARSYIEREFGKQYLPEAPLVYGSKEGAQEAHEAIRPSDVNTHPSKLTGMERDAERLYELIWRQFLACQMPPAQYLSTSVTVAAGDFELRAKGRILKFDGYTRVLPQQSKPGEDDVLPEMVQGEALKLIQIDPSQHFTKPPARFTEASLVKEMEKRGIGRPSTYAAIISTIQDRGYVTLHNRRFYSEKMGDIVTERLSESFSNLMDYGFTADMEENLDDVAQGERDWKNVLDEFYGDFSKKLQTAESSEDGMRANQPTMTNIPCKECGRPMMIRTASTGVFLGCSGYSLPPKERCKATVNLVPGDEIAADDEGESESRVLLGKHRCPICATAMDAYLLDEKHKLHICGNNPDCAGYEIEEGNYRIKGYEGPSLECDKCGSEMQLKTGRFGKFFGCTNPACKNTRKLLKSGEAAPPKMDKVDMPELKCEKVDDTYVLRDGASGLFLAASQFPKNRETRAPLVLEIVPHKHEIDPKYHFLCDAPQKDPEGRPAVIRYSRKTKEQYVQSEVDGKPTGWKAFYDGNAWKVEDKR; from the coding sequence ATGGGCAAATCGCTGGTCATTGTGGAATCCCCGGCCAAGGCCAAGACCATCAACAAGTACCTGGGCAACCAGTACGTGGTGAAGTCGAGTATCGGCCATATCCGAGACCTCCCCACCAGCGGTTCGGCCAGCGCCAGCAAAGAGCCAGCCGCCAAGCGTGGCAAGGCCGCGGGTGAGGCTCCGGCCCTGTCGCCGAAGGAAAAGGCCCGCCGCCAGCTGGTGGCACGCATGGGCGTCGACCCCGACCATGGCTGGAAGGCCAAGTACGAGATCCTGCCTGGCAAGGAAAAGGTGATCGAAGAGCTGCGCCGCCTGGCGAAGGACGCCGACACCATCTATCTCGCAACCGACTTGGACCGCGAAGGGGAAGCCATTGCCTGGCACCTGCGCGAGGCCATCGGCGGCGACGACACCCGCTACAAGCGCGTGGTGTTCAACGAAATCACCAAGAAGGCCATCCAGGAAGCCTTCTCGCAGCCGGGCGAGCTGGATATCGACCGGGTCAACGCGCAGCAGGCGCGGCGTTTCCTCGACCGCGTGGTCGGCTACATGGTTTCGCCGCTGCTGTGGGCCAAGATCGCCCGAGGCCTGTCCGCCGGCCGTGTACAGTCGGTGGCGGTGAAGCTGGTGGTGGAGCGCGAGCGCGAAATCCGCGCGTTCATCCCGGAAGAGTACTGGGAAATCCACGCCGACCTCGGCACCGCCAAGAACGCCAAGGTGCGTTTCGAAGTGGCACGCGAGAAGGGTGAGGCCTTCAAGCCGCTGAACGAAGCCCAGGCCATGGCGGCGCTGGAGAAGCTCAAGGCTTCCAGCTACAGCGTGGTCAAGCGCGAAGACCGCCCGACCAGCAGCAAGCCGTCGGCACCGTTCATTACCTCCACCTTGCAGCAGGCCGCCAGCAACCGCCTGGGCTTCGGTGTGAAGAAAACCATGATGATGGCCCAGCGCTTGTACGAAGCCGGCTACATCACCTACATGCGTACCGACTCCACCAACCTGTCGGCCGACGCCCTGGACATGGCGCGCAGCTACATCGAGCGCGAGTTCGGCAAGCAGTACCTGCCCGAGGCACCGCTGGTGTACGGCAGCAAGGAAGGCGCCCAGGAGGCGCACGAAGCGATTCGTCCTTCCGACGTGAATACCCACCCGAGCAAGCTCACTGGCATGGAGCGCGACGCCGAGCGCCTGTACGAGCTGATCTGGCGCCAGTTCCTGGCCTGCCAGATGCCGCCAGCGCAGTACCTGTCCACCAGCGTCACCGTGGCCGCGGGCGACTTCGAACTGCGTGCCAAGGGCCGTATCCTCAAGTTTGACGGTTACACCCGTGTGCTGCCGCAGCAGAGCAAGCCTGGCGAAGACGACGTGTTGCCGGAAATGGTCCAGGGCGAAGCGCTGAAGCTGATCCAGATCGACCCGAGCCAGCACTTCACCAAGCCACCGGCGCGCTTCACCGAAGCCAGCCTGGTCAAGGAAATGGAAAAGCGCGGTATCGGCCGCCCGTCGACCTATGCGGCGATCATCTCGACCATTCAGGACCGTGGCTATGTGACCCTGCACAACCGCCGCTTCTATTCCGAAAAGATGGGCGACATCGTCACCGAGCGCCTGTCCGAGAGCTTCTCCAACCTGATGGACTACGGCTTTACCGCCGACATGGAGGAGAACCTCGACGACGTGGCCCAGGGCGAGCGTGACTGGAAGAACGTGCTCGACGAGTTCTACGGCGACTTCAGCAAGAAACTGCAGACCGCCGAGTCCAGCGAAGACGGCATGCGCGCCAACCAACCGACCATGACCAACATTCCGTGCAAGGAATGTGGCCGGCCGATGATGATCCGCACTGCCTCCACCGGCGTGTTCCTCGGTTGCTCGGGCTACAGCCTGCCGCCGAAAGAGCGCTGCAAGGCCACCGTCAACCTGGTGCCGGGCGACGAGATTGCCGCGGACGACGAGGGCGAATCGGAATCCCGCGTGTTGCTGGGCAAGCACCGTTGTCCGATCTGCGCCACGGCGATGGATGCCTACCTGCTGGACGAGAAGCACAAGCTGCACATCTGCGGTAACAACCCGGATTGCGCTGGCTACGAGATCGAGGAAGGCAACTACCGCATCAAGGGTTACGAAGGGCCGAGCCTGGAGTGCGACAAGTGTGGCAGCGAGATGCAGTTGAAGACTGGCCGTTTCGGCAAGTTCTTCGGTTGCACCAACCCGGCGTGCAAGAACACCCGCAAGCTGCTCAAGAGCGGCGAGGCGGCGCCACCGAAGATGGACAAGGTGGACATGCCAGAGCTCAAGTGCGAGAAGGTCGACGATACCTACGTGCTGCGTGATGGCGCTTCGGGGCTGTTCCTGGCCGCCAGCCAGTTCCCCAAGAACCGCGAAACCCGCGCACCGCTGGTGCTGGAGATCGTGCCACACAAGCATGAGATCGATCCGAAGTACCACTTCCTGTGTGATGCGCCGCAGAAAGACCCGGAAGGCCGCCCGGCGGTGATCCGCTACAGCCGCAAGACCAAGGAGCAGTACGTGCAGTCCGAGGTTGATGGCAAGCCGACCGGCTGGAAGGCGTTCTACGACGGCAATGCGTGGAAGGTTGAAGACAAGCGCTGA